The Roseiconus lacunae genome has a segment encoding these proteins:
- a CDS encoding polysaccharide biosynthesis tyrosine autokinase → MIAETPNQRTSYRNRQVSSNKASAQSVQTLDVPGALWRYRWAVILPSLFFGVVGFLVYLQLEETYRSSTRLMVESNRPPTFDAVTGEVLGGVADIEVLQAQLYSDRVVGMAFEQPVMQPYKKLYDNNLEQFAKAVQLTLVLEPEVTDVKTAQSLITLLHFDSTIPEHCEAATRAFSKSLQAYYNERHQSTQAQLTHLLNVAIGTLSPKLSKLERQYNEFRRDAPLDWNSEGQAINPHRERHLTLVEDRSKQYQQLRAQQTTLAQMESVAEQSDDPRIVLNVMSQLLGVRVTSVGEKRDPDPLVGDSALAALDVQKTLLPLMVERNMNAKEFGESHPTVKAFDEQLETTREELLKLVEQQSERITKLREKWYESMYGDPIARAKETVDAILYSHKAMVKMQEMHIKQLDEQIVAEKLEASKLAQYEQQNEQLVREIEQNRDLLRQLEENMRRAQLSDEDSVTQVVELWKPTKAFLVGPSLLKTVGLGSVLGLLLGSGLAILLEKNANTFRDPDEISATLGVAILTHIPYFRGKRRKLKKGELDPYKSLSTDLAVVHQPASMTAEAIRSLRTATFFDMSNFERGRIIQVTSPLPGDGKSTIASNLACSIAQSGKRVLVIDCDLRRPQLTDNFACEDKLGLSNVLDGECDPLDAAHATPLPKLHVMPSGPIPSNPAEALTLPMMNELLEYLREQFDYIILDTPPLLVVTDPSITASMADAVILTLRIRRKSKPNAREALNILNGVGANVLGVVINNSSEAAGADGYSGYSYYRYGRQGGQYYRRNGQTDGKNVTVTNDRTIKKPESSKSNGFASVISSGNGASTTTLPKTKQIELSTESRDDLGQ, encoded by the coding sequence ATGATCGCAGAAACTCCGAATCAGCGAACGAGTTATCGTAATCGCCAGGTTTCCAGTAACAAAGCTTCCGCCCAATCGGTGCAAACGCTCGACGTGCCCGGCGCTTTGTGGCGTTATCGATGGGCGGTGATCCTGCCGAGCCTCTTCTTTGGGGTGGTCGGATTCCTGGTTTACCTGCAGCTCGAAGAAACCTATCGCAGCTCGACTCGGTTGATGGTCGAATCAAATCGTCCGCCAACATTCGATGCGGTTACCGGCGAGGTCCTCGGCGGCGTCGCGGACATCGAAGTCTTGCAGGCTCAACTTTATAGCGATCGTGTTGTCGGGATGGCTTTCGAGCAGCCGGTGATGCAGCCCTATAAGAAATTGTATGACAACAACCTCGAACAGTTTGCCAAGGCGGTTCAGCTAACTCTTGTGCTTGAACCCGAGGTCACGGACGTCAAGACGGCTCAGTCGCTGATCACCTTGTTGCACTTTGACAGCACTATTCCGGAGCATTGCGAAGCGGCCACTCGCGCCTTCAGCAAGTCGTTGCAGGCGTACTACAACGAGCGGCACCAGAGCACTCAAGCTCAATTGACCCACTTATTGAACGTGGCGATCGGTACGCTTTCACCCAAGCTAAGCAAGCTCGAACGCCAATACAACGAGTTTCGTCGTGACGCCCCGTTGGACTGGAATAGCGAAGGCCAAGCGATTAACCCCCACCGCGAACGACATCTGACGCTTGTCGAAGACCGTTCGAAGCAGTACCAGCAGTTGCGGGCGCAGCAAACGACCCTCGCACAAATGGAAAGTGTCGCCGAGCAATCGGATGATCCACGAATCGTTCTCAACGTGATGAGTCAGTTGCTGGGCGTTCGGGTCACTTCTGTCGGCGAAAAACGCGATCCCGATCCGCTGGTCGGTGATAGCGCCTTGGCGGCCCTCGATGTGCAAAAGACGTTATTGCCGTTGATGGTCGAACGAAACATGAATGCAAAGGAGTTCGGCGAGTCACACCCGACGGTCAAGGCATTCGATGAGCAACTCGAGACGACTCGTGAAGAACTGTTGAAGTTAGTCGAGCAACAATCCGAGCGGATCACAAAGTTGCGAGAGAAGTGGTACGAGAGCATGTACGGCGATCCGATCGCCCGTGCCAAAGAAACCGTCGATGCGATTCTTTATTCGCACAAAGCGATGGTGAAGATGCAGGAAATGCACATCAAACAACTGGATGAGCAAATCGTTGCGGAAAAACTTGAAGCGTCAAAACTGGCTCAATACGAGCAGCAAAACGAGCAGTTGGTTCGTGAGATCGAGCAGAACCGTGACTTGCTCCGTCAGCTTGAAGAAAACATGCGTCGTGCTCAATTGAGCGATGAAGACAGCGTGACCCAGGTCGTCGAGTTATGGAAACCTACGAAGGCGTTCCTGGTCGGCCCGAGCTTACTTAAGACGGTTGGATTGGGATCGGTGCTCGGCTTGCTACTCGGTAGCGGCTTGGCAATCCTGCTCGAGAAAAACGCCAATACGTTCCGCGATCCGGACGAAATCAGTGCGACCTTGGGCGTGGCCATCTTGACGCACATTCCTTACTTCCGCGGCAAACGCCGAAAACTGAAAAAGGGAGAGTTGGATCCGTACAAGTCGTTGTCCACCGATCTGGCCGTCGTGCATCAACCGGCCAGCATGACCGCCGAAGCGATCCGATCGCTACGAACGGCAACGTTCTTTGACATGAGTAACTTTGAGCGTGGGCGAATCATTCAGGTGACCAGTCCATTGCCCGGAGACGGAAAGAGCACCATCGCTTCGAATCTGGCGTGCTCGATCGCTCAAAGCGGTAAACGCGTCTTGGTGATCGACTGTGACCTTCGGCGGCCACAATTGACCGACAACTTTGCGTGTGAGGACAAGCTCGGACTGAGCAACGTGCTCGACGGCGAGTGCGATCCACTTGATGCGGCTCATGCGACACCGCTGCCGAAATTGCATGTGATGCCATCTGGTCCGATCCCATCAAATCCGGCCGAAGCGTTGACGTTGCCGATGATGAATGAACTGCTCGAGTATCTTCGCGAGCAATTCGATTACATCATCCTCGATACGCCTCCGCTGTTGGTGGTCACCGACCCGAGCATCACAGCCAGCATGGCCGACGCGGTGATCTTGACACTGCGAATTCGCCGCAAGAGTAAACCTAACGCCCGCGAGGCCTTGAATATTCTTAACGGTGTTGGCGCGAACGTACTCGGAGTCGTGATCAATAACTCAAGTGAGGCCGCCGGTGCGGATGGTTACTCCGGGTACTCGTATTACCGTTATGGTCGTCAGGGCGGGCAGTACTACCGCCGAAATGGTCAAACCGATGGCAAGAACGTAACGGTGACTAACGATCGCACGATCAAGAAGCCCGAATCGTCCAAATCCAACGGGTTTGCGTCGGTGATCTCAAGCGGCAACGGTGCATCGACAACGACGCTTCCGAAGACCAAGCAAATCGAATTGTCGACCGAGTCGCGGGACGACTTGGGACAATAA
- a CDS encoding tetratricopeptide repeat protein, whose product MEALNPLVWIRWCSEFVRGWFVGIPWQDAPKAIPAIVLSIVLFVTGFIAFSGGTGWRNRRLERQLMVSLERDDFPTAEIVIRRQLEADPENLELLHRFAWIRDAQSHPDEAKAIMRKLLHHGHAPAARWLLQNDMIGKKWSDFDEQQLDECGLILELISDADPKDVSVKKMYTDYAIFRHRYSTAVELLLELSETEPLLGLKAAELSRRLGEHDQAELYAAKTLEIVQEMQKDDPMDANLAFMVARNQLFLDRHSDAIRTLKRSLDISQDPKQKQMLTLALGDAIVAYVNFIEQSPTNTVSERLKVLQMLEAAVQIAPNNPRVVTMLADHVLGSLDEQNQEVVTVRNALVRGAPLWISHFIKGTAALMKDDMKRAELHLGLAIEQNGKSAAVLNNLAVALSSKQEPDLERALEISNEAINSIPVATPHFYETRGQILYRLGRLREAISDLERALAAPTLALKAHQMLAKCYDEVGDPELAEQHRDAVSRMEREMAAGTLDFKLPGEKKSQGSASKADGGETAEGDDDDSASAESSNVVPGPAEGGSAAE is encoded by the coding sequence ATGGAAGCGTTAAATCCCCTGGTTTGGATTCGATGGTGCTCCGAGTTCGTGCGCGGCTGGTTCGTCGGCATTCCGTGGCAAGATGCACCCAAGGCGATACCGGCGATTGTGCTATCGATCGTGCTTTTTGTCACCGGCTTCATTGCCTTCAGCGGTGGAACGGGTTGGCGGAACCGCCGCTTGGAACGCCAGCTAATGGTATCACTGGAGCGGGATGATTTTCCGACGGCAGAAATTGTGATCCGCCGACAGTTGGAGGCGGATCCCGAGAATTTGGAACTCTTGCACCGATTCGCTTGGATTCGTGACGCACAGTCACATCCCGACGAGGCGAAAGCGATCATGCGAAAGTTGCTGCACCATGGTCACGCGCCGGCAGCGAGATGGCTATTGCAGAACGACATGATCGGAAAGAAGTGGTCTGACTTTGACGAACAGCAGCTTGATGAATGCGGGCTGATCTTGGAATTGATCAGTGATGCTGACCCCAAAGATGTCAGCGTCAAAAAAATGTACACCGACTATGCAATCTTTCGGCATCGGTATTCGACCGCAGTTGAGTTGCTGCTAGAGCTTTCCGAAACAGAGCCGTTGTTGGGACTCAAGGCGGCAGAGTTGTCGCGACGGCTTGGCGAACATGATCAAGCAGAACTGTACGCGGCGAAGACCCTGGAAATCGTCCAGGAAATGCAGAAAGACGATCCAATGGATGCGAATCTGGCATTCATGGTCGCGCGAAACCAATTGTTCCTCGATCGACATAGCGACGCGATTCGAACGCTGAAACGCAGCTTGGATATTTCGCAGGATCCCAAGCAGAAACAGATGCTGACGTTGGCGTTGGGCGATGCCATCGTTGCCTACGTTAACTTCATCGAGCAGTCCCCCACCAATACGGTCAGTGAGCGTCTGAAGGTTTTGCAGATGTTGGAAGCCGCGGTTCAGATTGCACCTAATAACCCGCGCGTGGTCACGATGTTGGCCGATCATGTACTCGGGAGCTTGGACGAACAAAATCAAGAAGTCGTCACCGTCCGAAATGCGCTCGTTCGCGGGGCGCCACTGTGGATTTCGCATTTCATCAAGGGCACCGCAGCTCTGATGAAGGATGATATGAAGCGAGCCGAGTTGCACCTTGGCTTGGCCATCGAGCAAAACGGAAAAAGCGCCGCAGTGCTGAACAATCTTGCCGTCGCGTTGTCATCCAAGCAGGAGCCGGATCTTGAGCGTGCGCTCGAAATCTCCAATGAGGCGATCAACTCGATTCCCGTCGCCACCCCACATTTCTACGAAACACGCGGTCAAATCCTTTATCGGTTGGGGCGTTTGCGCGAGGCGATCAGCGATCTCGAGAGGGCATTGGCGGCGCCCACGCTGGCGTTGAAGGCTCACCAAATGCTCGCGAAGTGCTACGACGAAGTCGGTGATCCAGAACTTGCCGAGCAACACCGGGACGCAGTCTCTCGGATGGAACGGGAGATGGCTGCCGGAACGCTCGATTTCAAACTTCCGGGAGAAAAGAAGTCGCAGGGGAGCGCGAGCAAGGCTGACGGCGGCGAGACGGCTGAGGGGGACGACGACGATTCAGCTTCCGCCGAATCGTCAAATGTGGTTCCCGGTCCTGCGGAGGGGGGATCTGCCGCCGAGTAG
- a CDS encoding putative 2-dehydropantoate 2-reductase — MSKLSYAIIGSGAVGGLYGAMLARAGHDVHFLCRSDYEHIRQHGWNIESHWGDFQLTDVNVYRSADDLPPCDVTILALKTVKNHLLSGLLPKPMGQSGVVLVLQNGLGVEASLSEHVGVERVFGGCCFLCSNKVGPGHIRHIDYGRIVFGPYSNSDARLDLAAKIGDELNAAGIEAQCSDDLNLVRWRKLMWNIPFNGLSVALDASTDKMIGDDNCVDLVRDIITEVHRAATACGATIDASWIEKTIDHTRSMVPYDSSMRLDFLAGREMELQAILANPIAAAKRAGVSMPKTEMLYQTLRFMQNRSNKEGSKK; from the coding sequence ATGTCAAAACTGAGTTATGCCATCATCGGAAGCGGTGCGGTCGGTGGCCTGTATGGTGCAATGCTTGCTCGCGCCGGCCACGACGTTCACTTCCTCTGTCGCAGTGACTACGAGCACATTCGTCAGCACGGATGGAATATCGAAAGCCATTGGGGTGATTTTCAGCTCACCGACGTCAATGTCTATCGCTCGGCCGATGATCTACCGCCGTGCGATGTGACGATCCTCGCGCTGAAGACAGTCAAGAATCACTTGCTCAGTGGCCTACTGCCCAAGCCGATGGGACAATCCGGCGTCGTTTTGGTGCTTCAAAATGGTCTAGGAGTCGAAGCGTCCCTGTCCGAACACGTCGGCGTCGAACGAGTGTTCGGTGGATGTTGTTTCCTGTGCAGCAATAAAGTCGGCCCGGGTCACATCCGGCACATTGACTACGGACGCATCGTCTTTGGTCCTTATTCAAATTCTGATGCTCGATTGGATCTTGCCGCGAAGATCGGTGATGAACTGAACGCGGCAGGGATCGAAGCACAATGTTCCGACGATTTGAACCTAGTCCGCTGGCGGAAACTGATGTGGAACATCCCCTTCAACGGGCTTTCAGTCGCTTTGGACGCATCAACTGACAAGATGATCGGAGATGACAACTGCGTCGACTTGGTCCGCGACATCATCACCGAAGTCCACCGCGCCGCAACAGCGTGCGGCGCAACGATTGACGCATCGTGGATCGAAAAGACGATCGATCACACGCGGTCGATGGTCCCATATGACAGCAGCATGCGACTGGACTTTTTGGCCGGTCGCGAGATGGAACTTCAAGCGATCCTTGCCAACCCGATCGCGGCGGCAAAGCGAGCCGGCGTCTCGATGCCCAAGACTGAGATGCTATACCAGACGTTGCGGTTCATGCAAAACCGCTCGAACAAAGAAGGTTCGAAGAAATAA
- the xrtU gene encoding exosortase U, producing MSSADSAGVGETAVDAPLTNPPTESEVRLAPHSNWRWFWLALAIVSAPLLVPYFVKLWSKPTYQYFPFAIGVVAWLAYQRSDGRFYPPRGMISWAAIGLGLFFIAFGAVFKFPWFGAVAAVFFATAMLRAMRGPYDRTLLVTALPLFTVIQLVRLDTLLVIRLQRITTWFSSVLLDGLAIPHAVANNVIQLADRELFVAEACSGIQSVFTLGFLALSVVAWKRRRVWTAPIYLAIACLLAVFSNVVRVTVVALAASLYEIDLAEGWSHELLGYVALGLAFAFLLSFDFLMTTIFHEVPSESEFNPLVSGWNQIAIRRGEDDGERTTQRETIDQLETDRQGVLFATAQRWIQNRNAQIGFLTVIVLIAGLAVFQVVTSRRPENRVEGDSDLVFDPPSNLMGEMQTLSVVNHVSNRNYEVPYLGANSDVWECSSGDITAQIVLSQPHNGWHELCTCYERLDWLLLDRDIKSPEDLEIFEVETRNPDAMNSTYVFARFKQGPTARGYLLFSGIGSDGTLIDAPNSLAAFSHRVWNRIDSTGVWDQDEVLMLQMWVIVPDKLDPKHLNSLEKDFVAIRAKFADEIARNAGRNLPPVNTGARTTSIKLDDRSEVVAGNTNQPAEVH from the coding sequence ATGTCGTCTGCGGATTCAGCAGGAGTCGGGGAAACGGCAGTGGATGCGCCACTGACCAACCCGCCTACTGAAAGCGAGGTTCGTCTAGCACCACACAGTAATTGGCGCTGGTTTTGGCTGGCACTTGCGATCGTCTCGGCTCCGTTGCTGGTGCCGTATTTCGTGAAGCTTTGGTCCAAACCTACCTATCAGTACTTCCCTTTTGCGATCGGGGTGGTGGCGTGGTTGGCCTATCAGCGGAGCGACGGACGGTTTTACCCACCGCGGGGGATGATCAGTTGGGCGGCAATTGGCCTGGGGCTGTTCTTTATCGCATTCGGTGCGGTTTTTAAGTTTCCTTGGTTCGGTGCCGTGGCGGCGGTCTTCTTTGCCACCGCGATGCTTCGAGCGATGCGTGGTCCGTATGACCGGACGCTTTTGGTGACCGCGCTACCGCTGTTTACGGTGATTCAACTTGTCCGACTGGACACGCTATTGGTGATTCGATTGCAACGGATTACCACGTGGTTTTCGAGCGTTCTGTTAGACGGCTTGGCGATTCCTCACGCCGTAGCGAACAACGTCATTCAACTCGCCGACCGGGAGTTGTTCGTTGCCGAAGCGTGTAGCGGAATTCAGTCGGTCTTCACGCTTGGCTTTTTAGCACTGTCAGTGGTCGCTTGGAAACGCCGTCGCGTTTGGACCGCGCCGATTTATCTTGCGATCGCTTGTCTATTGGCTGTGTTTTCCAATGTCGTTCGTGTCACCGTTGTTGCGTTGGCTGCGAGTCTATACGAGATAGACCTTGCCGAAGGCTGGTCTCACGAATTGCTCGGATACGTCGCTCTGGGATTGGCGTTCGCCTTTTTGTTGTCGTTTGATTTCTTGATGACCACGATCTTTCATGAAGTTCCCAGCGAATCGGAATTTAACCCGCTCGTTTCTGGATGGAATCAGATCGCAATTCGCAGAGGCGAAGACGACGGAGAAAGAACCACGCAGCGTGAAACGATCGATCAATTGGAGACCGATCGGCAAGGTGTGCTGTTCGCGACCGCACAGCGTTGGATTCAAAACCGCAATGCTCAGATCGGATTCTTGACCGTAATCGTTCTGATCGCCGGGTTGGCGGTTTTTCAAGTTGTGACATCGCGGCGACCCGAGAATCGCGTCGAAGGTGATTCCGATTTGGTCTTCGACCCGCCGTCGAATTTGATGGGTGAGATGCAGACACTGTCGGTTGTCAATCACGTGTCCAATCGGAACTACGAAGTGCCATACCTTGGCGCCAACTCGGACGTCTGGGAGTGCTCGTCGGGAGACATTACCGCTCAAATCGTTCTTAGCCAGCCTCATAATGGGTGGCATGAATTGTGTACTTGCTATGAGCGTTTGGATTGGTTGTTACTCGATCGTGATATCAAGTCGCCGGAAGACCTAGAGATCTTCGAAGTCGAAACTCGTAACCCAGACGCGATGAATTCGACTTACGTTTTTGCTCGTTTTAAGCAGGGCCCAACTGCTCGAGGCTATCTGCTGTTTTCTGGCATCGGCAGCGACGGAACATTGATCGACGCACCTAACAGTTTGGCCGCGTTTTCTCACCGGGTTTGGAATCGAATCGATTCGACCGGCGTGTGGGATCAGGACGAGGTTTTGATGCTGCAAATGTGGGTGATTGTCCCGGACAAGCTGGATCCAAAACACTTGAACAGTCTGGAGAAAGACTTTGTCGCGATTCGAGCAAAGTTCGCCGACGAAATTGCCCGAAATGCGGGACGCAACTTACCCCCGGTAAACACGGGAGCGCGTACGACGTCGATCAAATTAGACGATCGCTCCGAAGTCGTCGCGGGTAATACCAACCAACCGGCGGAGGTGCACTGA
- a CDS encoding NAD-dependent epimerase/dehydratase family protein, whose translation MSSTFQLPESAASLNGSRCLVTGGAGFIGSHVVDAILDQGASVRILDNFSTGFKTNLQHRAADAPVEVIDGDAACADTVDQAARGCDTIFHLAAMASVPRSMREPQLCHAWCATSTVNLLAAAEKHNVRRMVLASTSAIYGNSTWVSKRESDPPAPLSPYAAAKLSAESYLQSFARTTDVETVILRYFNVYGPRQDPKSEYSAVIPRFVSMILTGERPIIYGDGEQSRDFVYVGDVARANLLAATVPNLSGRTFNIACGRRTTLLELLVTLREILGQEIEPIHEPPRIGDVKDSLADITEARTKLLFEPAVTIGDGLRDSVEYYRSLCSPT comes from the coding sequence ATGTCCTCCACGTTCCAATTGCCAGAATCAGCCGCCTCGCTAAACGGATCTCGCTGCCTCGTCACCGGCGGAGCGGGTTTCATAGGCTCTCATGTCGTCGATGCGATACTTGATCAGGGCGCGAGTGTGCGAATCTTGGACAATTTCAGCACCGGATTTAAAACGAATCTGCAACACCGCGCCGCCGACGCCCCGGTCGAAGTGATCGACGGAGATGCCGCATGTGCCGATACGGTCGATCAAGCTGCCCGGGGCTGCGATACGATCTTTCATCTCGCCGCAATGGCAAGTGTTCCCCGCAGCATGCGAGAACCGCAACTCTGCCACGCCTGGTGTGCGACGAGCACAGTGAACCTGTTGGCGGCTGCCGAAAAACACAACGTGCGTCGAATGGTGTTGGCCAGCACCAGTGCAATTTACGGGAACTCCACTTGGGTCAGTAAACGTGAATCCGACCCTCCGGCACCACTGTCGCCCTACGCGGCGGCGAAGCTTTCTGCCGAGTCATACCTGCAGTCCTTTGCCCGCACCACCGACGTCGAAACGGTGATCCTGCGTTACTTCAACGTCTACGGACCTCGCCAAGATCCGAAAAGCGAATACAGTGCGGTGATCCCACGATTTGTTTCGATGATCCTGACCGGCGAGCGCCCGATCATCTATGGCGACGGCGAACAATCCCGTGACTTCGTCTATGTCGGTGATGTGGCTCGAGCAAACCTGCTCGCCGCGACCGTTCCGAACCTTTCGGGACGCACGTTTAACATCGCCTGCGGTCGCCGGACGACGCTGCTGGAATTGCTAGTCACGCTCCGCGAGATTTTAGGCCAGGAAATCGAACCCATCCATGAGCCCCCTCGCATCGGTGACGTCAAAGACTCCTTAGCGGACATCACCGAAGCACGAACCAAACTGCTATTTGAACCCGCGGTGACGATCGGGGACGGCCTACGTGATAGTGTGGAATACTATCGCTCCCTATGTAGCCCTACGTAG